A single Cannabis sativa cultivar Pink pepper isolate KNU-18-1 chromosome 7, ASM2916894v1, whole genome shotgun sequence DNA region contains:
- the LOC133039613 gene encoding uncharacterized mitochondrial protein AtMg00810-like, which produces MVQPPGCIDPKHPNKITNSSWLYILVYVDDILITGSDSAQVSSLIVALSSNFTLKDLGLISFFLGIQVLPTTEGVVLSQQKYIQDLICKAELQGAKPQSTPMNSGLRLSNNYGSDPVEDPSAYRSLNPFQSHVVAVKRIIRYLAGTTDYGLHIKRSPHLRLEAYCDADWAADPDDRRSTTGYCIFWGENLSSWQSNKQNTISRSSTEDEFRSLASVVTEISWLNAH; this is translated from the exons ATGGTTCAACCGCCTGGATGCATTGATCCAAAACATCCAAACAAG ATCACCAATTCAAGTTGGCTTTATATTCTTGTATACGTGGATGATATCTTGATTACTGGTTCTGATAGTGCTCAAGTGTCTTCCCTAATTGTAGCACTCAGTTCCAACTTTACACTTAAAGACCTTGGTCTCATCTCCTTTTTCTTGGGAATACAAGTGCTTCCCACTACTGAAGGTGTCGTCTTATCTCAACAAAAATATATTCAGGATCTGATATGTAAAGCTGAACTCCAAGGTGCCAAGCCACAAAGTACCCCAATGAATAGTGGGCTGAGATTGTCCAATAATTATGGCAGCGACCCTGTTGAAGATCCTTCTGCATATAGGTCATTG AATCCTTTTCAGTCACATGTTGTTGCTGTCAAAAGAATTATCCGTTATCTTGCTGGCACAACAGACTACGGTCTTCATATCAAAAGATCTCCACACTTGCGTCTTGAAGCATACTGTGATGCTGACTGGGCCGCTGATCCCGATGATCGACGCTCGACTACTGGCTACTGCATTTTCTGGGGTGAAAATCTGAGTAGTTGGCAGTCCAATAAACAGAACACTATCTCTCGATCATCCACAGAAGATGAATTTCGAAGCCTTGCTTCTGTGGTGACTGAAATAAGTTGGCTCAATGCTCACTGA